The DNA region GTCCGCCGCTGTTGCCGGCGGTGGCGATGGTCTCTCCGGCGTCCACCCATTCGCCCAGCTCCTTGAGCAGGCTGCGATTGTGGGCGTAGAGGCTCAGGTAGTCGTTGCCGTGATCGACAATCAACAACAGCCCAAAGCCGCGTAGCCAGTCAGAGAATACCACGCGACCGTGGTGAATAGCGTTAACCGGCGCACCCTCGCTGGCACTGATATAGATGCCGTTCCAGCGCTGTTTGTTCCCCTTGCTGCTACCAAAGCGGTGGCGCAGTTTGCCTTTGACCGGCCAGGCCATCTTGTGCAGCTGTTGTTTGAAGGGCTTGCCCGGTACGCTGAGATTGGCGATGGCGCTCTGCAGCGACTCCAGGATCTGTTGCAGCTCTGCCTGCTGCTGCTGTTTGTCGGCCAGGTCCCGGTCCTTCTGCTGGAGGGTTTGTTGCAGCCGTTGCATCAAACGCTGGCGCTCAGACTGCTGGGTTAACAGGCGGGCGCGCTGCTGCTGGCGCTGGTCGCGTTGCTGGTTGAGCTGCAGCTGGGTTTGGGAGATCTGCTGATCGAGCTGCTGCAGCCGGGCCAGCTGCTGGCGGTAGCGGCGGATCTGCTTCCCGTGGGCGCGGTGAAGATAGTCAAAGTAGTGCAGCATGCGACCGCTGTGTTGCGGGTCCTGCTGGCTCAGCACCAGTTTCAGGTAAGGCTGCTGGCCGCTACGGTAGAGGGCGCGCAGGGTGTTGGCGATCTGCTGCTGCTGGCCCTGGATTTCACTGACCAGCTGGCGCTGGTCAGTTTGCAGCTTTTTTAG from Aestuariirhabdus litorea includes:
- a CDS encoding murein hydrolase activator EnvC family protein is translated as MRRLFLTLLLLTLPLAAGAETDEAQARQQLEQLQKDIQQMQALLNKIRSQRSSVEQQLGRSEQEIGDLHQQIKQLEQRLQEGQQRLKKLQTDQRQLVSEIQGQQQQIANTLRALYRSGQQPYLKLVLSQQDPQHSGRMLHYFDYLHRAHGKQIRRYRQQLARLQQLDQQISQTQLQLNQQRDQRQQQRARLLTQQSERQRLMQRLQQTLQQKDRDLADKQQQQAELQQILESLQSAIANLSVPGKPFKQQLHKMAWPVKGKLRHRFGSSKGNKQRWNGIYISASEGAPVNAIHHGRVVFSDWLRGFGLLLIVDHGNDYLSLYAHNRSLLKELGEWVDAGETIATAGNSGGQPANGLYFEIRYRGKPQNPLRCCLARQ